GCGATACTGTTTCATTTTCTCCAACATTGGTTCATCCGTGGGATAGAAGAGCAAGTAGGAAGCAGCACATTCAGCAGCCAGTGCCTGTTTCCCAACTTGGGCAGGGACAGAACAGAACAAATGGATATGTCTCTGAAAGACTTGACGTTAGCAGCAAATGTGTACAGGCCagcagcacccaacaccccggttaGGATCTGGCAGTAGGAGGCCTTACACCGAGTATACATCAATCCCTGCCTAGTTTGGCCTCTACCCAACAATGGGCAGAGAATACAGGGAATGAGCCCGGCGAAGAATGGGCCCACTTTCAATACTTATTTCCCAATAAGTGTATTTCCGAACTGGCAATAAGTGGCTAGTTCAGTTTAGACAGAGAAAAAGTAAGTATGTATTTGGAAGAAAGACTGTCCCACCTCCCTCACCCAATAGACACGATGAGGGGTCTGGAGGCTTCTTTGAGATACAAGTTTGGTCTGACAGAGGAGATGAGAGACAGTTGGGTCAGTgtgggaaggagcagaggcaTCCAAGAGAAGAGCTGAGGGATGTGTGAAAGTGACAGGATGACCAATGTCATGACAGGCCATCAGTTCagcgagggcaggcagggctgactCAGAAGGAACACCACTGTTGAGATGAGATGCACGTGCATGCTCTAGATTGGAAGCAGGGGCCTGGTCTGGAGCCACGTACTGAAAAGGAGGGTATAAAATACACAGCAGATAGTTGGAGCAAGGACTTGAAATGGGGAGTGCTGGAGGAAAGAAGTGGGAACAGCACACATTACAGAAGCTGCACAAGGAGACTGAAATGGACCACAAGGGACCTCTCCCAAGGTGGCCACAGGCTTGAGCAAGAGAAGAGAGGTTCTGGGAAGAGTTGGAGGGgcagaagggggagagagaggtaGAGCTCAGGTCAGCGTGCCACTTTTCCCCACGACAGGCTGCCCTCCAGGCCCACAGGCAAAGGGCAAGTTTAGGGGTGCCACAGCATAACCCGCTGGGTTGGGGCTCTGCTCACCTTGATCGTAGGCAAAATGCAGTAAATCAAGATGAGAGGGTATGAAATCTTCCGTGGCAGAAATCCGCCCTGGCTTTGTGGCAATTTCAAGGACACACTGCTGTCTGCACTTCAAAACCTGAATATAATGGGCTGCAAGAGAGAGGAGCAAGAAAGGCAGTAGCTCACGCTTCCTCCAGACAGGAACGCTGGGAAATGGGGCATGTCCAGTGCGGGGAGCATGGCCTTCCTACCCAACCCTCCGTGCCTCTAACGCTACCTGCAATGGCTTCGTACAGGCCAGgttgcatctcctcctcctcctcgtcctcatCCTCCCAAGGCCCTTCACACAGGGCACGACACTCTTCCAGTGCTGACAACGCCTCTGTGAGTGACTCCTCCAGCCTGGCCACAGCCTGCAGGTACTCATCTGCGTTGTAGTGCTGCACCCCAGCCTCATATGCTTCCTGCGAAGGACAGATCCAGGTCCCTCGTCAGTGTGGGTGACACCAAAGGACGCCCTGAGACTTTGAATCGCTCACAGGGTAGTGCTGACACCTAGGGGCCTGCCTGATCATGCACAGCCCACCACGCAGTGACAGCAAATCTTCTGGACTTAAGCCAAATACTACTTCTCCAAGGCCCTGCAGCCTGCCGTAACCCTCACCACAAAGTCTCTGTGTCACACTTGCAATGGTTTGTCTTCACcctgaagagaaggcttcagggagactttCTTGCAGCCCTTCAaatataaagggggcttacaaaAAAGACTGAGCAAGACTTTTGTCCAAGGCCtgaagtgacaggacaaggggcaacagttttaaactgaaagagggtagatttagatgggagataaggaagacatttgttatgatgagggtggtgagacactggagcaggttgcccagagaagttggggatgccccatcattggaagtcttcaagatcaggttggacagggctttgacctgtgaaagatgtccctgcggtgatctttaaaaggtcccttccagcccaaaccattctatgatcttGTGTACAGGGGCCCTGTCTCAAGCCATGGCCCTTGTCTGGGAACAGATCGGGGTCCCAGACTGGTCCCTAGGATGGGATAAGAGCTGCTGACGCCTGGCTCTGCATCGAACCCTCACCCAGTGCGGCGTGGCCTCCAGGTCCCGGAAATTGTCCGACTTCACCCCTGACATACGCCGGTACTTCTCTATGTCCTCCCGCATTTGGAGGTGCTGGGGATTAGCGACGAAGAAGGTGTGAGCGGCGGACACGGCCTGATCCAGCTTCTTCAGCTGTGGAGAAAAGGCAGCAGCGCCTGTCACACTCCTGCGGGCCCCCTTCTCCTCACACCCACCCCTCACCCCAGCTGCTCCCTGGCTTCACCCACCAGGCGCCTGTGCCCCCTGCTGCCCCGACAGCCCCCGTCCCGGGCTGGCGAGCCCTTGCCCACCACCTCCTCAGCCGGCCGGTGGCCCTCCAGGAGAGCCGCGCAGAGCCAGCACCCCGCCTTTGCTGACAGAAGCCCTGCCCGGGGGTGGCGACTCCCAGCCCCCTGGGGAGAGCGCACCCCAGgggcccctcgccgccgccggggccggtcCCCACCTGGAAGAAGGCCACCTGGAGATAGTTGTAGGGCTCCCTCTGCTCGAAGTCCCGGCGGATGGCGTGGCTGGCGCGGTGGGCGGAGGGCGCGGCGCCCAGCCGGCGccccaggcagtgctgcaggCAGTCGGCGCGCTGCAGCACCCGGCCGAAGAGGGCGGCCTCCCagggcccggcccccggcggccCGCCGAGGAAGGCCGCCTCCCGGCGGCAGGCGGCGCGGCAGGCGCGgcgggccgcccgcagccccgcgtaGCTGTGGAGGGCGCGCTGCAGCAGCTCGGCTGCCCGACCCCAGTCCCGGGCGAAGTACGCCCGCACCCCGTCCGCGTACAGCAGGTCATAGGGGACCAGGCGGCCCGGCGAcgtggcggaggcggcggcgaggaggaggcagaggcagaGAAGGGAGGCCATGGCCGAgccgccggggaggaggaggagagggggtcCGGGGCGGGTAGCCGTCCTGGCGGGCCCCGGGCTAGGCCCACCcaggggggcgggccggcgggcggtgccgggccggggccgcggtaGGCGGGCAGCTCGGTGTCCAGGtgggggagcggggcagagggCCGCTGCCGGGGGCAAGGCTCGGCTCGGCCCCCATCCCCACGTCTCCCCGCGGGAGCAGGTCCTGCTGCGCCCGCGGAGGCCTGCCGCCACGTCGTGGGCGCCTGGACCAGCCCGGTGCTGGTCCTGCGGGGgccagcagagccccagcaccTCGTTGTCTGACGTGGTCCTTCGTCCAGGCGTCCGCCAAGCATCCCCCAGCGCAAACCCTCCCTTTGGTACGGGCCACCCAGACCCCTCCAACGAGACGTCTCCTAAGAGGTTATGGTTGATCTATCAGAATCCACGCCGGGGACGAGGCACGCTTTGATGGCTCATAGACCAAGTCCCATCACATGGAGGAGCGCTTTGGAGGTGAAGGGCTACCTATCTCCCACAGCCCCTCCGATGCAGCCAAACCCTTGCCCATGGCTGGAACTACAGCCAGCACCGGGCAGGAGAAGGTCCGTCTCCCACACGCTACCTCTGCACCTCATTTCCAAGAGTTTTGTGCGgggcaggagcctgctccagacCTCACCACTCCCAGCTTTGACGGCGTGGTCAGTCACGGGCCTTCCCCCTGGAAGGCTCTGTCAGCTTTCCTGTTTGGATGAGAAGTTTCGGTCATTGTGTTTCATGCAAAGTTTGCATCAGTGAAATGAGATGTTATAGGTCAGGGTCTTTTTGGAGATAATTTAATTGTTTTCAAGCCTGGGGTTGCCTCAAAGCAATACCTTTTGCTGAGCGATATTAGAAAGCACAGAGGCCGCTCCTGCTTAGCTGTAGGCAGCCTAAGTCTCCCCTGAAATGGACAGGAAAACTTTTCATCCAGTCTCCCATGACAACTCCTCTACGGGCTTCGTTCCCTTCCCTGGGCTGCTAAGCATCTGCTGCCTTCCAGATGCACTGACAAGAACgggatggagagggaggaaaggagcgTCGCATGTTCCGCACTTCCCTTCCAGAAGCCTGTGAAGCTTCATTAAACATTGGGCCAGTCATTTTGTTTCTatggaaacaaaattattactaatatattattttaaaaacagacacaCGATTGACACTCCAAATATAGAATTTTAATACCATTCTGCGCCTGCCTTGTCTCTTAGGGCAGAGCGGATGCGAGGGTGGAGTTCACAAAGGGATGGGACTGGCGAGGGTGCCAAGTGGCGGTGGCAGCGGTGGGTGTGTTTGTAACCTGAGAGCAGGCACAGGCTGTCAGTCCGTCGGTCACGCTCCCTTCTGCGGGTCTGTCccacttctttttcccccaccagCGTGGGGTGCCATGTTTCCTGCCTGCTGGCGAGAAAGATGAGAATGCAAATTAGTGATTGGGTCCCGGGACAAAGGGAACActtgaagttttatttaaaaatcgtGATGGCACTGAATGTTTTTGATGCTGTCTCTCATAGTTTGGGATCCTGGAAGGTCTGTGCCTCGCAGGCCTCAAGGGTCCTTTCGCGCGGCGCCTGCTCTCCGTCCTGCAGATGCCAGGCTTCGTTGCCAGCCAAGGAGCAGCGCCGTGGCCGGTCGGCgttctcctcctctctgctgccgAGGGAGAGGCGGCGATCGCGGCGTGATGCGAGCGGGAGACGGGAGTGCCgtgggctgcaggctggggtgggTTGTGGTGTCTCGTCGATGAATGTGGTGATCTCATCTCGGAAGAAGCAGGCACTGGAGCTGGAGCCCCGGGGCATCAGCCCCCCCTCCAAAAACTGCCGTAGGGTCGTCAGCTCATCTTCTGGGGGCCGCCGGCGGTGCTGGTAGTCATGCAGCTGAGGAGGCAAGAAGCCAGGGCCTCCAGGCTTGCGGGGGGTGGAAATGCGGATGTCGTCAGATGAAGACCACTTGTGTAGGAAGGATGGAGCGGAGCGGTGGGCGGAGAAGATGTTAGTCTCATCATGTGACATTCTCCGGGAGATAGGGACCTGGAAAACAGAGAAGGAGGCAGGTGATGGAAGACTTGAAGAGACAGAACAGGAGGGGAGTAGCTGAGGCTTTCTCAGAGAAGAGAGTCAAGAGGACACAAAGGCGTGGGAGACTGACAGAGAAGGAAGTGGGTTGTGGGGCTGCCCCTGCTAGCTCTCGGCTCACCTGCAGGTAGTGCACCTTGTCCTGGGGCAACAACATGTGGTGCATGGGTAGCAGCTTGATGTCCCGGGAGTCCCGCTTCACAGCTGCAGCACCGTTCGCATCAAATCTCACTTTGCATATCCTGCCATCGCCATAATCATCACACACACCATCTGTTGGCAACAAGGAGAATGGCAGTCAACACTTTTCAGCCAGAAGAGGAGTGTTATCAGGGCACCCAGACACCATCCTAATGCTTGCCTGACTTCTGCCGCCCTACTTGCAGCCCTCAGGGCTCACCTCTGAACAAGGATCTCGTCTTTCTGCTTGCAGCAGCACTAAAGCACCCAGAAACTGCCCTGTTTCTTCTGTCTCACATTTGAATCGCTCACTGCCAGAACTTGGACCTTCGGATCAGCGAGTTGGGCTGAGGCCCGGCGTGTCACTTTTGTTGTGGTTTGGCAGCTGTACACATTGTCTCTACTTTTGCATCTACCGTGAAGGATGTTGCACTAATTTTTCCTGGATGCTAGTGAGTCCTAAGGCAGCAAGTAAGTGGCAGAGCCTTCTCCAGAATAAATTTTCTCATGGTTGCTGACTCCAAGCTATAACATGAATCCCACCTAGCCACCCACACCACCACTCCTAGTGCCGTCAGGTCCTTTTCCTAAGGCAGACCCCTCTTTCCTTTGTAGTCTTTTGGGGAGGGAGTTAGTGAAGAAAGGTGACTGTGGGGTAGTGAGGAGCTTACCATCATCTCCGTCTTCCTCAGACATGATAGCCACACACTGCTCCCACACGGTGCGGAGATCTGCTCGGTAGCGCTCGCAGGACCAGATGAAGGAGGGGAGCAGGAGTGTCTGCACCATGGAGCaccaaagcacagccaggaccATCCAGGTGGGGGCCGTATCATAGCGCAGGCTGAAAAAGCTCACGACCTTCGAGGTAAGAAAGAGAAACAACACCGAGAAAGAAGACACAAGTGGGGATCAAGGGAGAAAGATAACGGGAGTCAATTCTGTAGTAGAACGTAATCTGTCTGTAAAGGATTCGTCAAGTAATTACCCCGTGCCTCTTTGAAAAACTATTCCTGGGGTGCTGCCCCAGGTTTGCTGGACCATATTCCGAACTGATATATGTCTAACATGAGACCTGGTGTTAGCATCCCTTCTTCCCCGTGCTCATTATGTGCTGGAGCTAAATAGGTGCTAACAAAGGACAcagccactggaaaaaaaagctgtgactAAGCCTCTGTTCTCTTAATGGTTCCCTTTGAGAACTTCCCCAGCATTCCAGTTTTGCAGAGAATCAACCAGCCAGCCAAAACCTGAATGCTGACTACGACCATACAAgcggaaggaaaaagaaaactgtctgcaacagcttttaaaacagtTGGTGTATCAGTTCTCCAGAAGCAAATTAGAGAAATAGAAATCTCATTGTTTTTACAGAGGTAGATCCCCCTGTAAGTTTGCAGAATAATTTGCTCTCCTCTTAGCCACTATAAACCTTTCACAGTGGTTTTAGCTGTGTGGTGTGTATTCCCCAGGCTTAGACTTGTCTTAAGAAAATGCTGCTGTGGAAGGATGAGAGAATTACTGCAATCTTTTTAAAACCGGCCCTCAGAATAACACAGATTCGGATGCAGCAACTCTGTGGCTCGTGGACAGAAGACAGTTTCTTCTCTAAAACTTGAGAGAAATGGAAATCTAGTTTAACTGCAGACTCTGAAGGGAAAGGGAGAACTCGTGGCTTACCAAGATAGGCACCCCAGTGAGTGTGTCATACAGGAAGACAATAGCACTGATGAGGTTGGTCATCTGCAAGGAGGTCTTGGCTGACTCAGAGCCATCCAGTGAAGACCTCCTTTTGCCTCGTACATCCTCCACTACAATGGCCGGCACATTGAAAGTAGTGTGTGCTGATGAAGAGCAGGATGACGCTTCCTCTGCCCTCTGATGGCGGCACCGCCGGCGTCTTCTGTGTGCCCACAGGGTCTGGTAGAAAGTGATACCCACGCACACCAAGCCCATGACGATTCCTCCAAGTAGCAGGAGGCTAAAGCAGACGCCGAAGCCCAGCCCTATTTTGCTGACAATGAACTGGCAGCCACGGGCATAGTAGCGCTCGCCGTTGTTGTGCCAGCCAATGGAGGGCAGGGTGGAGAGGATGAATGATACCATCCAGATACCCATGACTGCGTGCAGAGCCTGCTTCTTGGCATTGCTCAGCCGGTAGTTGACGGGCCATCTCACCATCCACATCCGGTGGTAGGAGAGGGAGGCCACTGTGAAGCAGGTAGCCAGCGCCAGGGTGTAGTATGTGGAGACAAAGACCTTGCAGATGCTTTCATTCCAGTCGTAGTCAGAGGACTCACGCCGCAGCTGCACCACGGCATAGGTGGTGAGGGGTACTGCTGCCATAAGGATGTGGGTCCCAGCAAGGAAGCATAGCAGCAGCTCCAGGGGCTTGTGTTTCTGTTGTTTGGCCGTGATGCTGAGGATAATCCAAGAGTTGGCCAACAGGGCTAACATCCCACATGCCAGCCACCACAGTGAGTTGTTGTGCAAGGTGGACTCTGATTCAGAGTCCCCCATGCTGCCACCCCTGCTAGGCTGCACTCTGTCCCTGCCGCTGGGATTTTGTAAGCGGGTGAGTGGGACTCCACACTGGGGGAGCCACGTCCCTCCTCATCTGCTGCTGCGATGCGAGGTGTACGCACGCCGGAGGGGTTCCTCAAGGCATTGCCACCAGGTGCTAGGCGGAACAGCCGTCAACTCTGTCTCACTTTCagtcctccctttcccttctgttTGCTTATATTTCTTTCCCTTGTTCTAACtttttcacctgttttttcccttgttctctttctttttctttcttccaccttccttctctctctctctcatgaaCGCTTGCCCGTGCTTCTTCCCTCACTCGCTTGGGctcacttcttttttccctccccatctATTTCATCCCCCTCCTCCACTCTTCCCCCAAAGAAAAAGCTCTCCTTACTTCACGTGCCCACCAGGCACCTTCTGTCTCAGGGACCACCTTCTGCTGGGACTGGTGAAGGCCACACGCAAACAGGGACTGCTAGGGACTCCAAACGGTTTGGTAGTATCAGGTGCCTACTGCCCAGCGTCCTACTGAATGAGGAGCTAGCCAAGAGTTTCAGAGAAGACAGGAGGCAGGACAAAGGTCCCACAGAAATGGTGAGGGTGGCGCATACACCGTGTGTTATCCCCCTCTCACCAAATGCCACACTCGTGGCCAGGTAGAGGTTCCTGCCAAGGCTGTCAGAGAGCCATCAGCGGAGAGTGAAGGGTGAGGAACAAGATTCAGAGGGTTCCCTATCCAAGACCCCACGGCACCCTCACTACATTGTCCTTTTTGCTGCCCTCCAGGGCTCAGCCTGCTCTTTCAAGCTTCCCTGCGCAGCGCAGGGCAGAGTTGGCAAACAATGAGGAgatggcagggaggggaagatcCTTTTCAAAGGTTCCCTTGGAGATTCAGGGCACGAGGTTCACTgtagaagacagaaaagagaaaaagtaatttaagatCATTCTGTCTCCccagatctctctctctccttgccCACAGAAACACCTGGTCATGATTTAGGCTGTGCAGAGCACTCCCTGTGTCTTTCAGGGAACAGAAGAGCCAGATTTGTACCAGCCCCTACATAGGGCTCTGGCCCCCAGCAACTCCTTCCAGTGCTGCTGAGACACCCTGTGCTCCCTGCCCTTCCAGTCTGAGGCTCCCCACCCAAAGCATTACTAATGCCATCTCTGTAACGGAAGGCCTGATTCGCATCGCTCCCTGCCATTCGGGTCCTGCCCTCCCCATGCATCCGCTCCAACGCCCCTTGTTCCTGCCGTACAGCTCCCACAGTCTTTGGACCTCAGCTTTTCTCTGCCAGTGCTCTGGATTGTAACCTGCTGCTGCCGTCCCGTCCCATCCACGGGTGCGTGCCACCACTCCAGCAATACCCTGCCATCCCGCCGTCTTGAAGCGCAAGTCTTTCGGCCACACGCCTCGCCCACCTAGTGCGTTTCTGCTAGAGCAGCCCTGGTCTCCAGACACCCCACGGTTACAAAACCAGCAAACGAGACTGCTAACCTAGCCCTGAGACTACACACCTTTGCCAGTGACCCCTGGTCCTACCAGCTCAGACCCCCTCTCACGTCTTCATCTATAAGGGATGCCCAAGCAATATATTCCAGGAAGGGATAGGCCTGCTCCGTGCCTTGACTGGAGCGGATGTAAACTTAATCTTTCTGTGGATGGATCAGTGCCCTCCTAGACTGAGCTAGTGGCTCAgttcccacccctctcccctttcttctccttccttctccttttctgtattttctcaccCTCTCTGTAACCACCTGaggcttttcctcctttcctccctgcttGGAGCAGTTTGCCATGACTGGATTGGTGATGCCCCCGTTCTGCCCTGGTTCATCTTCTTTCCCCCAGTGCCATTACTCTTGCAGTTAGGCCTGTGGCCTCTGGAGACAGTTGCGAAGCTAGCCAGCCCTGATAATCCCAGGGGAACGAATTTCCTTGCAGCATCTCCTTCTGCCGCCCTTCCCACCCGGCTTGTTCTGGTGGCCCACGCTGTTTCCTTGATGAGGCAGGAACCCTCCCGCCTCTGCTGGCTTTGGGGCCCAATTCTGATCTGAGCTGCGGTCCCCCCGCTCCCGGAGACAGGAGAGCCCTGGAGCTGATGCAGGATGGCCAGGTCGGGGAAGCCCATCCTCACCTagccctgctccctggccagaGCCCCCGGCTTCATCGCACCGCCCATCCCACCAGCAGGGACAGGAGAGACTCCTGGGGCTGGTGACCCAGGGAAGGCACGGGCAAGGGGTCTGAGGGGAAGATGACCCAGAATAATTGCAAGGAAGAGCGGAGAAAAGCGGGGTGCCGGGGGATGCGGCCGGCCGGCCCGGGGCCGAGGTGCGgtgctgcccccgccgccccctcctccctttgccccctgCCCGGCAGCCCGGGCACGGCCGCGGCTCCCGCGGCggccggaggggcggcgggggtccgggccgggccgcccctcgcctcgcccggcggcggcggcggagcgaaGCGGTGCGGCCGGccgcggctgggctgggctgggctgggcgggggccggggccgcggagCCCGCGGGGCGCCCCAGGGCGCGGCCGTGcccagcggcgccgccgccgccctgcgcgcggcggagcggagcgggggccggcggcggcggcggcggcggcgggggccgatcgcggcggcggcggcggcgggggccggagGGACCCATCTTACCTCTCGCCGGAGCAAGCGCTGCCATGGCGACGGGCGCCCCGCGCGGCTGTGCGCGCCTCTGCCCGGCTgtgccggcccccggccccggccgccgcagcGGACGCCGCAggcagccgccccggccccgcgctccggCCATCCGCCAGGCGGGGCGACGGCgaggggcgaggggcggggagCGTCGGCGGGAGACGGCGGCGGGAGCACCGCCGGGCCGAGCAGCCAGGGGGCGGGCCGGCCGGACGGGCGCGGgagccgccgccccggccccggcccctcccggtgCCCGGGCGCCCGCGGCGGCGGTCTCGGAGGGCGCAGGGTGACGGGGCAGGCTGCGCCCGAATGTGCCGGGGTACGCGCGGCTCCCGGAGCTGGTCTCGGCCAgggcccagccccaggggctgctgctgccgggcCCCGGCCGGCTCCGTCTCGTATGCATCCCTCCTGCCCCGCGGGCAAGCCTGGCCGCCCCCGGGATTACGAGTTGCAGGATGAGGAGGTGCCGGGCTCCCATTCCCAAAGAAAGAGGGTTATGAGGAGGCATCCAGGCTGTAAGAGATGTCGGGAGGACGGATGCTGACATGAGGGGCAAGGCAAAGGGCTAGTGCCAACAGAGGGGCCTGCAAGGGATGCGTGGAGAGCAGGGTGCCCAGGACACCTGCTGCCCAGGTGGGCCATGGTAGCAGAGCTGACTCAGTTTGCTCAGCTGCTGTGATGGCCTCTTCCATCACCAGCCAGCAGTTTGGTTCCACaaacagggaaagaggaagagaaggaaggagatagAGTGGGAGCAGTGCTCAGAGGAATGGGTTGGTCATGTCAGAGGGGTAAAGTTCCCCCGCCAGCTGTGTCACCCTAGTGAGGGCAATCCTGGCTAGAAAGTCTTCACAAGACAACGGACTGCTCATTTTCCTGTTATTGTCTTGCTACTGAAGTGAAGGCACCAacaccttcttttctttgctccttttAGGAACGGACGTCTACCAAAATCTCTACACTCCTTTCCTCCATCAGAACTGGAGTGGGATGGGAGTCCATGTTCCTGGACAGTTAGGGTGCAGCTGCAGTTTGGATCAGGAGAACATGAACAATTTAGGTGAAAAGACCTGCAAGATCTGCAGCAAATGTGCTCTGAGGACTATGAGAATTCAGCTTTGCTTTGGGCTAGTCTGAAGTAAGCTCCCAGACATTTACAGTGTGGCTGCTAAGTCCTCAGCATCAGCTGTTTTCCTCTACAGATCTGCTCCTGCTGCATCACCCCGTTTGCTAAAGTTGACCTGACCCTACGGATCCAGGATCTGCTCAGCTTTATCACTCCCTCTGGTAGGGCAGATTTCATACATCATTCTAAATATTGTCTGAGGTGATCCCAAGTGCCTTCGATACCAAGGAATTTCATCTGAGGTTTGCATGGTCAGCAGGAGAGACTCCTGAGTAAGAAAGCTGGAGGTACTGCTGGTTCTCAGGCCCAGGGGCAGCAGTGAAGGCAGTTCCAGAGTTATAAAAGAGATCATCTCTTAGACAAGACCTGTTTGCATTGCACTGGGCGTTGTGACTGGGGCCTGTTTTAAAGACAGTGAGTAGAATTAGGAACCACTAGAATAGATCCAGCTTTGTGTCAGGTAGGTGATAAGAGATATTTTTGCGGAAGGCAGGTGGCAACGATGCTGCTGTGCTCTGGCTATTCTTTGGTATGCAGGAACTGCCACGGTGGAACAGCCCGGAGGTGGTTCGTCTCAGTGGTCAGTCCAGCAATGGCAGGAGCCAGAGACATGAGGAGGGACAATTATGGCTCCCCTCAATCATTTCTTTTCAACTCCTATCATTTGCGGAAGGTTTGTGCCTTGAAGTGAGAAGGTCTATATCCACAAATGTAAACGTTTGTGCAGCTCCAGTTGTGTCATTTGTATGAATTACTTAATGTGATAGCTTCCACATTACCATCCTCTTCTGATTCAGAAGTTGAGTCTCCTTAGCGTGAGTTGTTAGCCTGCCTGTGTGGGTGAATAAATCCTCTTGTTATCTCAGGGAAACAGCAAACCAAGCTTCCGGCACTTTCTGTGCCGCCTGCCTGCCTCAGCTCCGCTCCGCTCAGGTGGGGacatcctgcagcccagcatcTCTTCATGGCTTGGGCTACACCTGACAGAGATTGGTGAGCAGAGCTGGATGGGGACAGGTCCTCCTATCTTGAGGAGGCTTCTTGTGTTTGCAAATGTGGCTGGGTTCTTAGTTTGAATGAAAGCACAAAATTGAAGATTTACTGCGAAGCGGAATGAACTCTGTGGGAAGAAGAGCATTTACCCTAGGGCTGTCATActtttccatccatccatctcatCTAAATGGATTTCAAATACTTTCTTTGTTTGCCTAGGATTTCCAGACACCTGGTTTCACTGGTTTTGATAAGTGGTGGGTTGCAACTGTGTATGTGCTGTATATTGACAGTGCACATGCAAAGGAGCACCAATGCTTGGATCTGGAAATCCTGAAGCCCCACAGTGCAGGGTTCCCTATCTAGGAAGTCCAGGCT
This genomic interval from Calonectris borealis chromosome 1, bCalBor7.hap1.2, whole genome shotgun sequence contains the following:
- the GPR162 gene encoding putative G-protein coupled receptor 162, with translation MGDSESESTLHNNSLWWLACGMLALLANSWIILSITAKQQKHKPLELLLCFLAGTHILMAAVPLTTYAVVQLRRESSDYDWNESICKVFVSTYYTLALATCFTVASLSYHRMWMVRWPVNYRLSNAKKQALHAVMGIWMVSFILSTLPSIGWHNNGERYYARGCQFIVSKIGLGFGVCFSLLLLGGIVMGLVCVGITFYQTLWAHRRRRRCRHQRAEEASSCSSSAHTTFNVPAIVVEDVRGKRRSSLDGSESAKTSLQMTNLISAIVFLYDTLTGVPILVVSFFSLRYDTAPTWMVLAVLWCSMVQTLLLPSFIWSCERYRADLRTVWEQCVAIMSEEDGDDDGVCDDYGDGRICKVRFDANGAAAVKRDSRDIKLLPMHHMLLPQDKVHYLQVPISRRMSHDETNIFSAHRSAPSFLHKWSSSDDIRISTPRKPGGPGFLPPQLHDYQHRRRPPEDELTTLRQFLEGGLMPRGSSSSACFFRDEITTFIDETPQPTPACSPRHSRLPLASRRDRRLSLGSREEENADRPRRCSLAGNEAWHLQDGEQAPRERTLEACEAQTFQDPKL